One part of the Neodiprion virginianus isolate iyNeoVirg1 chromosome 3, iyNeoVirg1.1, whole genome shotgun sequence genome encodes these proteins:
- the LOC124301508 gene encoding peroxiredoxin-5, mitochondrial, with protein MTQLVSITKFLAHAIRVSPTTGFARPFHVSLKNMVIAVGNKLPSVDLFEDTPANKINLAEYAAGKKIVIFAVPGAFTPGCSKTHLPGYIQKAPELKTKGFHDVFCIGVNDPFVMAAWGKEQGASGKVRMLADPTGAFTDALELSIELPVLGGKRSKRYSMVVEDGVVKELNVEPDNTGLSCSLADRLHS; from the exons ATGACGCAGCTCGTGAGCATCACCAAGTTCCTGGCACACGCCATTCGCGTTTCGCCTACAACCGGATTCGCTCGTCCGTTTCACGTCTCCCTGAAAAACATGGTTATCGCT GTAGGTAACAAACTTCCGTCGGTTGACCTCTTTGAGGACACGCCGGctaacaaaatcaatttggCCGAGTATGCCGCCGGGAAGAAAATCGTCATCTTCGCCGTTCCCGGCGCCTTTACTCCGGGATGCTCGAAG ACTCATCTTCCAGGGTACATTCAAAAAGCTCCGGAGCTGAAAACCAAGGGTTTTCATGATGTATTCTGCATCGGTGTTAACGATCCTTTCGTTATGGCTGCTTGGGGTAAAGAACAGGGTGCTTCAGGCAAG GTGCGGATGCTGGCTGATCCAACTGGAGCATTTACCGACGCCCTAGAGCTCTCCATAGAACTCCCAGTATTAGGAGGCAAACGCAGCAAGCGTTATTCTATGGTAGTTGAAGATGGTGTTGTCAAGGAACTCAATGTCGAGCCAGACAACACTGGTCTCTCCTGTTCTCTGGCAGACCGACTACACTCGTAA